From Haemorhous mexicanus isolate bHaeMex1 chromosome 13, bHaeMex1.pri, whole genome shotgun sequence, a single genomic window includes:
- the PEX11A gene encoding peroxisomal membrane protein 11A isoform X2: MEGFVDFTNRCQGRDQLFRATQFTCMLLSYLIENKADKKKLVMKLKQLESSMSSGRKMFRLGNMVHALVAARRAAELPEVVPRLCLTASHLSRALYFVCDAVLWLRSVGLQPHVDKPKWHTWATKCYYCSLLMNLARDWYEISWRLEQAALEEMTKENSVWQKHGEGLNGVKSDGLHSFLCQLFQILKRNPPLLLDLVKNLCDLSGPLDTLGIYKTNPGVIGFCGILSSLVGILTLASPHLKLKQ, from the exons ATGGAGGGCTTCGTGGACTTCACCAACCGCTGCCAGGGCCGCGACCAGCTCTTCCG agCCACTCAGTTCACATGCATGTTGCTTAGCTATTTAATAGAGAATAAAGCCGATAAAAAGAAGCTGGTAATGAAACTCAAGCAGTTGGAATCTAGCATGAGCTCTGGCCGGAAAA TGTTCAGGCTGGGCAATATGGTGCACGCCTtggtggcagccaggagagctgcagagctgccagaggtGGTTCCTCGCCTGTGCCTCACGGCCTCCCACCTGAGCCGGGCCCTGTACTTCGTGTGCGACGCCGTGCTGTGGCTCCGCAGCGTCGGGCTCCAGCCGCACGTCGACAAACCCAAGTGGCACACCTGGGCTACCAAGTGCTACTACTGCTCCCTGCTGATGAATCTGGCCAGGGACTGGTATGAGATCTCCTGGAGGCTGGAACAAGCTGCGCTGGAAGAAATGACAAAGGAGAATTCCGTCTGGCAGAAACACGGCGAGGGGCTAAACGGTGTGAAGAGCGATGGTTTGCACAGTTTTCTCTGCCAGCTCTTTCAGATACTGAAAAGGAATCCTCCTTTGCTGCTGGACTTGGTGAAGAACCTCTGTGATCTCTCAGGCCCTTTGGATACGCTGGGAATCTACAAGACCAACCCAGGAGTGATTGGTTTCTGTGGCATCCTCTCCTCCCTGGTGGGGATCCTCACATTAGCAAGCCCACATCTGAAGCTGAAACAGTGA
- the PEX11A gene encoding peroxisomal membrane protein 11A isoform X1, whose translation MVGESPGDASGYSLPWFSLCRCKTHHGCRNHPGCRRTKCPSILSFMRATQFTCMLLSYLIENKADKKKLVMKLKQLESSMSSGRKMFRLGNMVHALVAARRAAELPEVVPRLCLTASHLSRALYFVCDAVLWLRSVGLQPHVDKPKWHTWATKCYYCSLLMNLARDWYEISWRLEQAALEEMTKENSVWQKHGEGLNGVKSDGLHSFLCQLFQILKRNPPLLLDLVKNLCDLSGPLDTLGIYKTNPGVIGFCGILSSLVGILTLASPHLKLKQ comes from the exons ATGGTGGGGGAATCTCCAGGGGATGCTTCCGGCTATTCACTGCCATGGTTCTCCCTTTGCAGATGCAAAACTCACCACGGATGCAGGAACCACCCTGGATGCAGAAGAACAAAGTGTCCTTCAATACTTTCTTTCATGAG agCCACTCAGTTCACATGCATGTTGCTTAGCTATTTAATAGAGAATAAAGCCGATAAAAAGAAGCTGGTAATGAAACTCAAGCAGTTGGAATCTAGCATGAGCTCTGGCCGGAAAA TGTTCAGGCTGGGCAATATGGTGCACGCCTtggtggcagccaggagagctgcagagctgccagaggtGGTTCCTCGCCTGTGCCTCACGGCCTCCCACCTGAGCCGGGCCCTGTACTTCGTGTGCGACGCCGTGCTGTGGCTCCGCAGCGTCGGGCTCCAGCCGCACGTCGACAAACCCAAGTGGCACACCTGGGCTACCAAGTGCTACTACTGCTCCCTGCTGATGAATCTGGCCAGGGACTGGTATGAGATCTCCTGGAGGCTGGAACAAGCTGCGCTGGAAGAAATGACAAAGGAGAATTCCGTCTGGCAGAAACACGGCGAGGGGCTAAACGGTGTGAAGAGCGATGGTTTGCACAGTTTTCTCTGCCAGCTCTTTCAGATACTGAAAAGGAATCCTCCTTTGCTGCTGGACTTGGTGAAGAACCTCTGTGATCTCTCAGGCCCTTTGGATACGCTGGGAATCTACAAGACCAACCCAGGAGTGATTGGTTTCTGTGGCATCCTCTCCTCCCTGGTGGGGATCCTCACATTAGCAAGCCCACATCTGAAGCTGAAACAGTGA